Proteins encoded in a region of the Zea mays cultivar B73 chromosome 2, Zm-B73-REFERENCE-NAM-5.0, whole genome shotgun sequence genome:
- the LOC100191911 gene encoding uncharacterized protein LOC100191911, translating into MRRRDARRVAVSAEQRQHQPANGKVHQPRGVRATPMSPRALRCAGRDTHTQQDAAVSTPSTPRSDGATLPRSRTVGGGAEGSPARPSHSHHQRRNSLGVVPAEFGECATPRPFLKRGTGTGGAGAAAPARLRTARVHDLLPAIDVAMTTPRPPLPQELGDSHAHAHAPRHVRSVSELPFDAAALASPSPQARPRKRWGSPERPTATLSVSATADSHRELSKGLKKLLSFVRKGGRSGGGGGDQPLPAPSPRGSGKPVSKGWSGCSQVGVPFDRARLDGHRFPMPRPVGISG; encoded by the coding sequence ATGCGCCGGCGCGACGCCAGGCGCGTGGCCGTGTCGGCCGAGCAGCGGCAGCACCAACCGGCGAATGGTAAGGTTCACCAACCTCGAGGCGTGCGCGCCACGCCGATGAGCCCGCGCGCGCTCAGGTGCGCGGGTCGGGACACGCACACGCAACAAGACGCGGCCGTGTCGACCCCGAGCACCCCGAGAAGCGACGGCGCGACGCTGCCGAGGAGCAGGACGGTGGGCGGCGGCGCGGAGGGGAGCCCGGCGAGGCCGTCGCACTCGCACCACCAGAGGCGGAACAGCCTCGGCGTCGTGCCCGCCGAGTTCGGCGAGTGCGCCACGCCGAGGCCGTTCCTGAAGCGCGGCACGGGCacgggcggcgcgggcgcggcggcgccggCCAGGCTGCGGACGGCGCGGGTGCACGACCTGCTGCCGGCCATCGACGTGGCCATGACGACCCCGAGGCCGCCGCTGCCCCAGGAGCTCGGCGACTcccacgcccacgcccacgcgccGCGCCACGTGCGGTCGGTGTCGGAGCTGCCGTTCGACGCGGCGGCGCTGGCCTCGCCGTCGCCACAGGCGCGGCCGAGGAAGCGGTGGGGCAGCCCTGAGAGGCCGACGGCGACGCTCTCGGTCTCAGCGACGGCCGATTCGCACAGGGAGCTGTCCAAGGGGCTCAAGAAGCTGCTGAGCTTCGTGAGGAAGGGCGgcaggagcggcggcggcggcggcgaccagCCTTTGCCGGCGCCCAGCCCGCGCGGGAGTGGGAAGCCCGTGAGCAAGGGGTGGTCTGGTTGCTCCCAGGTCGGCGTCCCGTTCGACCGCGCAAGACTGGACGGGCACCGGTTCCCCATGCCGCGGCCAGTTGGCATCtctgggtga